The following are from one region of the Phormidium sp. PBR-2020 genome:
- a CDS encoding RNA methyltransferase, whose translation MERYFATVAPGLEAIAAEELTQLGAQSVETQFSGVAFQGDRRLLYQVNLWGRTLFRVLVPLTEFPCTSAKQLYQEVRSISWENYLTPEDSLAVDCTGKNRALNHSHFSALQVKNAIVDQQREQFGSRSSVELDSPNLRINLHIHRDRATLSLDSSGSSLHRRGYRAAVGTAPLKETLAAGILKLARYSPELPFLDPLCGSGTLPLEAALQAANIAPGLFRERFGFENWPDFDATLWQTLKDEAQAARQDTCPAYIGGSDWDDDILEQARRNAAAAGVSQQIEFRYQDIRDLEAPSDRGLLICNPPYGERLGDVQELRSFYRLLGDIFKQQFKGWTAYVFTGNRELAKEVGLRPARRIPLSSGGLDCRLLEFELY comes from the coding sequence GTGGAACGGTATTTTGCAACGGTAGCACCTGGGTTAGAGGCGATCGCCGCCGAGGAATTGACCCAGTTAGGGGCGCAATCAGTCGAGACGCAGTTTTCAGGAGTCGCGTTCCAGGGCGATCGCCGTTTACTCTATCAAGTGAACCTCTGGGGGCGCACCCTCTTCCGAGTTCTCGTACCCCTGACTGAGTTCCCTTGTACATCCGCCAAACAACTGTATCAGGAAGTGCGATCAATCTCCTGGGAGAACTATCTAACTCCCGAGGACAGCCTGGCCGTAGACTGTACCGGCAAAAATCGCGCCCTCAATCATAGCCATTTCAGCGCCCTCCAGGTCAAAAATGCCATCGTCGATCAACAGCGGGAGCAATTTGGCAGTCGTTCCAGCGTCGAACTCGACAGTCCCAACCTGCGGATTAACCTGCACATCCACCGCGATCGCGCCACCCTGAGTTTAGACAGTTCCGGCAGCAGTCTCCATCGTCGAGGCTACCGGGCCGCCGTCGGAACCGCCCCCCTCAAAGAAACCCTCGCCGCCGGGATCTTAAAATTAGCCCGCTACTCCCCAGAACTCCCCTTTCTCGATCCCCTCTGTGGTTCAGGAACCCTCCCCCTCGAAGCCGCCCTACAAGCGGCCAACATCGCCCCCGGACTCTTCCGAGAGCGATTCGGCTTCGAGAATTGGCCCGACTTCGACGCAACTCTCTGGCAAACCTTAAAAGACGAAGCCCAAGCCGCCCGTCAAGACACCTGTCCCGCCTATATTGGCGGCAGCGATTGGGACGACGACATCCTCGAACAAGCCCGCCGCAACGCCGCCGCTGCCGGAGTCAGCCAACAGATTGAGTTTCGCTATCAAGATATCCGCGACCTAGAAGCCCCGAGCGATCGCGGCTTATTAATCTGCAATCCCCCCTATGGAGAACGACTCGGAGACGTCCAAGAACTGCGTAGTTTCTATCGCCTCCTCGGAGATATTTTCAAACAACAGTTCAAAGGCTGGACCGCCTATGTATTCACCGGCAATCGAGAACTGGCCAAAGAAGTCGGATTACGTCCAGCCCGACGGATCCCCCTATCCAGTGGTGGCCTCGATTGTCGTCTATTAGAATTTGAATTGTATTAG
- a CDS encoding exopolysaccharide biosynthesis protein — MSKKLSVELQGYFFAEERGDRVSLADLVKIAGERAFGFLFVLLSIPSALPVPAPGYSIPFGLVIFWLAGQLVLGRKRPYLLKKWLSKEVPLKTVQGILKKGLPWLRRIEILSRPRWSFVCTRLEGRVMIGIALCLMGISMMTPIPLTNTLPAIGVFVTGFGLFGDDGVITLGGLMVCVMGLLLTLSIIIFGYEAVSAVIDIVRNAIR; from the coding sequence GTGTCTAAGAAACTTTCTGTTGAGCTTCAGGGCTATTTCTTTGCTGAAGAACGTGGCGATCGCGTCAGTTTAGCTGACTTAGTTAAGATTGCCGGAGAACGAGCCTTTGGGTTTTTATTTGTTTTACTATCGATTCCTTCGGCGTTACCGGTTCCTGCGCCGGGCTATTCGATTCCTTTTGGATTGGTTATTTTTTGGCTTGCCGGCCAGTTGGTTTTAGGCCGAAAACGTCCTTATTTACTGAAAAAGTGGCTGTCTAAAGAGGTTCCGCTGAAGACGGTTCAAGGAATTTTGAAGAAGGGACTTCCCTGGCTGCGACGGATTGAAATTCTCTCTCGGCCCCGTTGGAGTTTTGTCTGTACTCGCTTGGAAGGACGGGTAATGATTGGAATTGCCCTCTGCTTGATGGGGATATCGATGATGACTCCCATTCCGTTGACCAATACGTTGCCGGCGATTGGGGTATTTGTGACGGGTTTTGGTCTATTTGGGGATGATGGGGTAATTACGTTAGGAGGATTGATGGTTTGTGTGATGGGATTACTCCTAACTCTGTCGATTATTATTTTTGGTTATGAGGCGGTTTCGGCGGTGATTGATATTGTTAGGAATGCGATTCGTTGA
- the ahcY gene encoding adenosylhomocysteinase, whose protein sequence is MTATSIQIKHEIKDPSLATLGKQRIDWAGREMPVLAQIRDRFAAEKPLAGIKLVACCHVTTETAHLAITLKAGGADALLIASNPLSTQDDVAASLVVDHGIPVYAIKGEDAETYERHVQIALDHHPNIIIDDGSDVVATMVQERQEQLSELIGTNEETTTGIVRLRAMFNDGVLTFPAMNVNDADTKHFFDNRYGTGQSTLDGVIRATNVLLAGKTLVVAGYGWCGKGVALRGRGMGANVIVTEIDPVRAIEAVMDGFRVMPMAEAAPLGDLFITVTGNKHVIRREHFEVMRDGAIVANSGHFDIEIDLKSLKEMSGEVKVVRPFTEEYRLNSGKSVVVLGEGRLVNLAAAEGHPSAVMDMSFANQALACEYLVKNKGKLEPGLHSIPQEIDREIARLKLVAMGIDLDSLTPEQHEYINSWKSGT, encoded by the coding sequence ATGACCGCAACATCCATACAAATCAAGCATGAAATCAAAGATCCGTCTCTTGCCACCCTCGGCAAGCAACGGATTGACTGGGCCGGGCGGGAAATGCCTGTTTTGGCTCAAATTCGCGATCGCTTCGCGGCTGAAAAACCCCTAGCGGGCATTAAACTCGTGGCCTGCTGCCACGTGACCACGGAAACGGCCCATTTGGCGATCACCCTCAAGGCGGGTGGTGCTGATGCACTGTTAATTGCCAGTAACCCTCTCTCGACTCAAGATGATGTGGCGGCGAGTCTTGTGGTGGATCATGGGATTCCCGTTTATGCCATCAAAGGGGAAGACGCCGAAACCTACGAGCGTCACGTGCAAATCGCCTTAGACCATCATCCCAACATTATTATTGATGATGGGTCTGATGTGGTGGCGACGATGGTTCAAGAGCGTCAGGAACAGCTTTCTGAACTCATTGGCACCAACGAAGAAACGACCACTGGGATTGTCCGTCTGCGGGCGATGTTCAACGATGGGGTACTTACCTTCCCCGCGATGAACGTTAATGATGCGGATACCAAGCATTTCTTTGACAACCGCTATGGAACCGGCCAATCCACCCTGGATGGCGTGATTCGTGCCACCAATGTGCTGCTGGCGGGTAAAACCCTGGTGGTGGCTGGCTATGGCTGGTGTGGTAAAGGTGTGGCCCTGCGTGGACGGGGGATGGGTGCCAATGTCATCGTCACGGAAATCGATCCGGTTCGCGCGATCGAAGCGGTGATGGATGGCTTCCGGGTGATGCCGATGGCTGAAGCGGCTCCCCTGGGGGATCTGTTTATCACGGTGACGGGGAACAAACACGTCATCCGTCGCGAGCATTTTGAGGTGATGCGCGATGGGGCGATTGTGGCGAACTCCGGTCACTTTGATATCGAGATTGACCTGAAATCTCTCAAGGAAATGTCCGGCGAGGTTAAGGTGGTTCGTCCCTTCACCGAGGAATATCGCCTCAATAGCGGTAAGTCTGTGGTGGTCTTAGGGGAAGGTCGTCTGGTCAATTTGGCGGCGGCTGAGGGGCATCCTAGCGCCGTTATGGACATGAGTTTTGCTAACCAGGCCCTGGCTTGTGAATACTTGGTGAAAAACAAGGGTAAGCTGGAGCCGGGTCTGCATTCGATTCCCCAAGAGATTGACCGAGAAATTGCCCGCCTCAAACTTGTGGCAATGGGGATTGACCTCGACAGTCTCACGCCCGAACAACATGAGTACATCAACTCCTGGAAATCGGGAACTTAA
- a CDS encoding peptidylprolyl isomerase, giving the protein MTRAILETDKGTINIDFFDADAPNTVKNFVELSEKGFYDGLNFHRVIPNFMIQGGCPNGTGTGGPGYTIKCEINNNKHVAGTMSMAHAGRDTGGSQFFICHEPQPHLDGVHTVFGQTQDMDVVNAIRQGDKIKSVTIEK; this is encoded by the coding sequence ATGACCCGAGCTATCCTGGAAACCGATAAAGGCACGATCAACATCGATTTTTTCGATGCGGATGCCCCCAACACGGTTAAAAATTTCGTCGAACTCTCTGAAAAAGGGTTTTACGACGGTCTCAACTTCCACCGTGTCATCCCCAACTTCATGATTCAGGGGGGATGTCCCAACGGCACGGGAACCGGTGGCCCTGGCTACACCATCAAGTGTGAAATCAACAACAACAAGCACGTCGCCGGGACGATGTCGATGGCTCATGCGGGCCGTGACACCGGTGGCAGTCAGTTCTTCATCTGCCATGAACCGCAACCCCACCTGGATGGGGTGCATACGGTCTTCGGACAAACCCAAGACATGGACGTCGTCAATGCCATTCGCCAGGGCGACAAAATCAAGTCCGTGACCATCGAAAAATAA